ttctgtaaaatggttttattttcttcaataCGTACACAAATTCTAAGTAAGGCACAACATTTAAAGCATATGACACATAGaagataaaagtaaaaaaagaacaaagaagcTTGATACTCTGAAAGTTAAAGCAACATCTTTGGTACAGCTGCATGATTTGTGAAAGACAAACTATCACGTAAATGAGCATGACAATGTTAACTTGACAACACTATGTACACaatgtatgtaaaaaaaaatgttataaatatGTCTAAAAACCACAGACATCTATGTACATCTTCGTACTGAAGTGAGGCAGGATGATTCGTCTTATCACACACGATGGACTTGTGAGATGTTGGGAACTCAATAAGATCTCCTAAACATTTCTAGACACACCGAAAAAACACCCCTGGAAACAGGAGTAGTGAGAATTGGCTTTGGGTGAAGTTCACGAAACAAATACTGTAGGTGTGATACTTTCAGCATGTGATGGAATAGAAATCATTGACTCTGCGATACAGTATTGTTGGGATGTCAGTCTTTGGTCTGTGGGCAGTAGGCACAGTGCGATGTCGTTGTAAGGGGTTTCATAACTCCccctttcttctcctcttcttgcATTCTCATTCTTTCTTCCTCAGGACGATATAAATGAGGCCACTGATGAGAGACAGAGGGAAAGCCACCCAGGCCAGCACATAGGCGTAGCCAAATCTGGTCCCGTTGTCACTTGAGCTCATCACGGTGTAGATTATTGCCCCGCACATCACGAATACACCTAGGAAAGACGAGAGGAGATGTGAGGAGGGGCACAGATGACGTCACAGCCTGGCTCACTTCAGCGATGAAGTCATACTCACTCGCCAAGATCTGGAAGATGGCGGTGAAGAAGAAGCGTCCGCCCTTTACAAGTCGGAACAGCTGATACACAAACGCGATGAGGGAGCAGAAGCAGAAGAGCAGGGACAGGATCATGAGGGCTTGCACTGCCTGGATCCAGTCTGGAAAAACAggcagaaagaaaataaattaatctcATTTGTAACTTTCCCGGAAGGAAAACTCATTcaatttgttgttttattttccacAAAGCAGACACACCATCAGAGTTGGCTGGATGGCAGTGGTAGCCTCCATTAGATGCCTTGCAACTGTACCACAGATCCGTGCTGCTGGTGTCACCTACAGTCCAGGTCTGGCAAACACAACAACACAGACATTTAAATGCTCTGCAGCATCTAAGGAAGTGGCACAGATACAGAGCTGTCACTACACTATCAACAAATGATGTGACATAATCATTTATCAGTAAAGCAG
This window of the Cololabis saira isolate AMF1-May2022 chromosome 21, fColSai1.1, whole genome shotgun sequence genome carries:
- the LOC133421485 gene encoding peripheral myelin protein 22-like, which produces MLLILLGVLILHIIILILLIVSTAASTWTVGDTSSTDLWYSCKASNGGYHCHPANSDDWIQAVQALMILSLLFCFCSLIAFVYQLFRLVKGGRFFFTAIFQILASVFVMCGAIIYTVMSSSDNGTRFGYAYVLAWVAFPLSLISGLIYIVLRKKE